A single genomic interval of Burkholderia sp. HI2500 harbors:
- the pgaA gene encoding poly-beta-1,6 N-acetyl-D-glucosamine export porin PgaA codes for MDNNRKQQCTTVAPSNRRLLLHAPLVLLLVASGPCFSADGDPETGRVNEFAGTHGAPDAVPRGGQPMVVSIQIAQAEVAPPPHEPTPIARASDASMQIAQASTPQQPTLPTTVVVEPEAPPSSAAAPGARSPETVNTPAPVAQTSTAPMLLAQAENARPPEAPTPAASTASDASASPSPAPVAPPSDTPPKIERPAPAMPPLAPTQTAQVSGTPMPNSPAPVPQMPGSPPPSSPAPNSQTPGAQLPGEPTQRSQGPDVETPNAQAPNLRTADVETVRNDVFGLAASGGAVKALDEAKARPDAFSAVDIAQLEELSIRQQVRGGRDKSRSMTSPDRFDGIDNALRAADDLDKRIPATPEYTPVRTALAGDRTIALAARGDMKQAVATFETIPSNAEISIDALAAVGDAYLYLSEPVKANAVYQRALKQATASPTDRATRGFQYGERTRPIELREGLFWSYVDQGRAADAKQALDDMGATLPPAKQVTNVGPGESDYLRYYRLRAQYLIFTGHPDEGIAALEELEKEVPFNAEVRAAHADAVSGQAHPRQAIAMYRASLTDHPDSVEMLAGLGRASLTADDYATAKYVDQTLDNTFPDSGAVRGFKRDYNAYRSPVFTTDLSFEHGNSALADNSFTSDSYLYSQPFGDNWRVFAHTFYGHAQTDGGSVSRTRTGIGGDYRHGPLTVLGEVTRSLGGDGRTGGRGSIAYALNDYWTVSGGLDSNDNSLPWKAYAAHIWGRSANVSVVYRQNDRREVKLSYGVSRYSDSNFHQEISATATQRVYTTATQQVNVSLDLGTSSNTRKDAPYFSPGRDYAAAATVMHQLTLWKKGDMGLQQRVSVSGGMYNERGFGTSALWSARLEHAWTFKHDITLSYGVEVSSHAYDGQRERSETGFMSVNLPF; via the coding sequence GTGGACAACAATCGGAAACAACAATGCACCACCGTCGCTCCGTCCAACCGACGGCTCCTCCTGCATGCGCCGCTGGTGTTGCTGCTCGTCGCGTCCGGCCCCTGCTTCTCCGCCGACGGCGATCCGGAAACGGGCCGCGTCAACGAATTCGCCGGGACCCACGGCGCCCCGGACGCGGTGCCGCGCGGTGGGCAGCCGATGGTCGTGTCGATCCAGATTGCCCAGGCCGAGGTGGCCCCGCCCCCTCATGAGCCGACGCCGATCGCGCGGGCGTCGGATGCGTCGATGCAGATCGCGCAGGCATCGACCCCGCAGCAGCCGACCCTGCCGACCACGGTCGTGGTGGAACCGGAGGCGCCGCCATCGAGCGCCGCCGCGCCGGGTGCACGTTCGCCGGAGACGGTGAACACGCCAGCACCGGTCGCGCAGACATCGACCGCGCCGATGCTGCTTGCGCAGGCCGAGAACGCCCGCCCGCCCGAAGCACCGACGCCTGCCGCCTCGACGGCGTCCGACGCGTCCGCATCCCCTTCGCCGGCGCCGGTCGCGCCGCCTTCGGACACCCCGCCGAAGATCGAACGACCCGCACCCGCCATGCCGCCGCTTGCGCCGACGCAAACCGCGCAGGTCTCCGGCACCCCGATGCCGAATTCGCCCGCGCCCGTTCCCCAGATGCCGGGCTCGCCGCCGCCGTCGTCCCCGGCGCCGAACTCGCAAACGCCCGGCGCCCAGCTGCCCGGCGAGCCGACACAGCGATCGCAGGGCCCGGACGTCGAAACACCGAATGCCCAGGCGCCGAATCTGCGTACCGCCGACGTCGAGACCGTGCGCAACGACGTGTTCGGCCTCGCGGCGAGCGGCGGCGCGGTCAAGGCGCTCGACGAAGCGAAGGCCCGCCCCGATGCGTTCTCCGCCGTCGACATCGCGCAACTGGAAGAACTGTCGATTCGCCAGCAGGTGCGCGGCGGCCGCGACAAGTCGCGCTCGATGACGAGCCCCGACCGCTTCGACGGGATCGACAACGCGCTGCGCGCGGCAGACGACCTCGACAAGCGGATACCGGCCACGCCCGAGTACACGCCGGTCAGGACTGCGCTCGCGGGCGACCGGACGATCGCCCTTGCGGCACGCGGCGACATGAAGCAGGCCGTCGCGACGTTCGAGACGATTCCGTCCAACGCGGAAATCTCGATCGACGCGCTGGCAGCCGTGGGCGACGCCTACCTGTACCTGAGCGAACCGGTCAAGGCGAATGCCGTGTACCAGCGCGCACTGAAGCAGGCGACCGCGTCACCGACGGATCGCGCGACCCGCGGCTTCCAGTACGGCGAGCGCACGCGTCCGATCGAACTGCGCGAAGGGCTGTTCTGGTCGTACGTCGACCAGGGACGCGCTGCGGACGCAAAGCAGGCGCTCGACGACATGGGCGCGACGCTTCCGCCGGCCAAGCAGGTGACCAACGTCGGTCCCGGAGAAAGCGACTATCTGCGCTACTACCGGCTGCGTGCGCAATACCTGATCTTCACGGGTCACCCCGATGAAGGGATCGCCGCACTCGAAGAGCTCGAGAAGGAGGTGCCGTTCAACGCGGAGGTGCGCGCCGCGCATGCCGACGCGGTGTCCGGCCAGGCGCATCCGCGCCAGGCGATCGCGATGTATCGCGCGTCGCTGACCGACCACCCCGACAGCGTCGAGATGCTCGCGGGCCTCGGTCGCGCATCGCTCACGGCCGACGACTACGCGACCGCGAAGTACGTCGACCAGACGCTGGACAACACGTTCCCGGACAGCGGCGCCGTGCGGGGCTTCAAGCGCGACTACAACGCGTACCGCAGCCCGGTGTTCACCACCGACCTGAGCTTCGAGCACGGCAACAGCGCACTGGCCGACAACAGTTTCACGTCGGACAGCTACCTCTATTCGCAACCGTTCGGCGACAACTGGCGGGTCTTCGCGCACACGTTCTACGGCCATGCGCAAACCGACGGCGGCAGCGTCAGCCGCACGCGCACGGGCATCGGCGGCGACTACCGGCACGGGCCGCTCACCGTGCTGGGCGAAGTCACGCGCTCGCTCGGCGGGGACGGACGCACGGGCGGCCGCGGATCGATCGCGTACGCGCTGAACGACTACTGGACGGTCAGCGGCGGGCTCGACTCCAACGACAACTCTCTGCCGTGGAAGGCGTACGCCGCGCACATCTGGGGCCGCTCGGCGAACGTGTCGGTGGTGTATCGCCAGAACGACCGTCGCGAGGTCAAGCTGAGCTACGGCGTGAGCCGCTACAGCGATTCGAACTTCCACCAGGAGATCTCGGCGACCGCCACGCAGCGCGTGTACACGACCGCCACCCAGCAGGTCAACGTATCGCTGGATCTCGGCACCAGCAGCAACACGCGAAAGGACGCGCCCTACTTCAGCCCGGGTCGCGACTACGCGGCCGCGGCAACCGTCATGCACCAGTTGACGCTGTGGAAGAAGGGCGACATGGGGCTGCAGCAGCGCGTCTCGGTGTCCGGCGGCATGTACAACGAGCGCGGCTTCGGCACCAGCGCCCTGTGGAGCGCGCGCCTCGAGCACGCGTGGACCTTCAAGCACGACATCACGCTGAGTTACGGCGTGGAGGTCAGCAGCCACGCGTACGACGGCCAGCGCGAACGCTCCGAAACCGGCTTCATGTCGGTCAACCTGCCGTTCTAG